The DNA region AAACGGAAACGACTCCCCAAATGGCGGAAATCAGCATCAGGGCGCCTCCGACTTTTGCCTTGAACTTGACCACGATCGAACCGACAATGGCCACCACGGAAGCGAGCAGCGCCGACCAACCGAGTCCGCTGATTTGCGAGCTGCCTTGAACCGCTTCATCCACGGCTCCAAAGAAAATGGCGAAGATTGCAGCACCAAAACCGAAAATTCCCCCGAGCAATCCCAGGACGAACTCCGTGGTTCGTTTCATCCGTCATCTCTCCTGTCCTTTTTAACAAAAGTTTACCATGACAGGTATGCAGATTTTGGCATACCCGACATGATATAATATTTATATTTGAAACATTTCGATAAATCATGTCCGAATGATGGCAATGGAAGACGGATGCTTGTTCATCGGCTTGCGTCGGACTTGTCTTGGCGCAAGGCCATCAAGCCGGCAATGAGAAGAAGAAGTCCGGGAACGGCATAATACCAAGGATAGATTATCATGATGCCCCGGAAGCAAATTGCGCCCGGCGGCACATTTTCCTCCGCCGGGCGCTGCAAATGATGAAGCTTCCACGAAATCAAGTCTGCAAGGCAGCCTCTCTGTCATGCCTGTCCCGGAGCACAAATTTCACCGAATCCCGCTCAGCTGCCGATTCATCACTTGACGTCCAACACAAACGTCGCATGGGATTCCCCGTCCACAACCACCTCGATCTTCCAGAGACCTTTTTTCGGGAAAGTGGGGCCGGAGAGGGTCATGGCATCCGCACCGTGCATCGGCCCATTCAGACTTGCCTTGTGAAGCAATTGCCGCTTTCCGTCTTCCCGATGCATGCCGTAAATCTCCGCCGTGGCACCTTTCTTCAGCTGCTCGGGGTCTCCCCAGACCAGCCACATGTACTTCGCAATTTCCTGAGTGACTACCAATCCGTTTTCTTCATGCACCAGAATACCGGCCCGGTTTTTTTCTCCGCGCACCTTGCTTCCGGAGGCGGTTTCAAAGACCGGGCTTACGGTCCATTGCTCCCGCGTTTCCGTTTCCTTGGGGCCCTGTGCCTCCGGGGACCCGCCATCCGCGCAACCCGTCAACAGCAAGCACCCCACCACCATCCACCGAAACATGTTTCGCATGGAAACGACCCCCTGTTTTCGTTTTGTCCAAAAGAATGACGCGTAGGGCCAATCTGCCGGAGTATACGCGACAACACACATTGCACGTCCATATTCACCCATTTATACTACGCACCACATTTTCCCTCCTTTCTTCCTTTGAGACGTCCTTACCGATTCGTGTAGAATATTTTTAATATCCCAACAACAAATCTTTGGAATCCATGATTCCTATGGAAAGGACGTCACCTCATGCGAATCGAACGCGTTGAACTGAGACGGATCCGGACTCCCATGAGGTTCCGGTTTGAAACGAGTTTCGGAGAGGAGACGCAGAAAGAGACCATTCTGGTCAGCGTGCACGCGGACGGGTTGGCGGGATACGGCGAGAGCACGGCGATGTCACGCCCGGTGTACAATGAAGAAACGACATCGACGGTATGGTACGTGTTGGAACGCTTCCTGATTCCCCTGCTGTTCTCCCGGGAGATCTCCCATCCGGATGAGGTATCGGAGTTGTTCGCCCCGATTCGCCGGCATTTCATGGCCAAGGCGGCATTGGAGGGGGCGGTGTGGGATTTGTGGGCGAAGCGGCAGGGAATTCCTCTCGCCAGGGCGCTGGGCGGCGAGAAGACCGCCATCGATGTGGGCGTGAGCATCGGCATCGAGCCGACGGTGGAGCAGGTGCTGCGTCACGTGGACCGGTTCCTGTCCGAGGGATACAAAAAGATCAAGGTGAAGATCAAGCCGGGGTTTGACGTGAAGGTGATCGAGTCGATCCGCAAAGAATTCGGCGACGGAGTTCCCCTGATGGCGGACGCCAACTCGGCTTACACCCTGGAACACATCGACGTGATGAAAGAGCTGGACCAATACGGCCTGATCATGATCGAGCAACCCCTCGCCCACGACGACATCATCGATCACGCAAAACTGCAGCGGGAACTGACCACCCCGATCTGCCTGGACGAAAGCATTCACACGGTGGAAGACGCCCGCAAAGCGCTGGAGCTTGAAAGCTGCCGGATCATCAATATCAAGGTGGGACGGGTCGGCGGACTGACGCCGGCACGAAAGATTCACGATCTCTGCCTGGAGCGCGGCATCCCCGTCTGGTGTGGCGGCATGCTGGAAATGGGCGTGGGACGGGCACACAACATCGCCGTCACCTCGCTCCCCGGGTTCACCATTCCCGGCGACACGTCGGCATCCAGCCGTTATTTTGAACGGGACATCACCATTCCGGCCATCGAGTTGTCCGCACCGGGCACGCTGGCGATTCCCGACGGTCCGGGAATCGGATATGACCTGGACGAAGAACGCGTGCGCCGGATCACCGTGGATCATGCCGTATTCCGCCGGCCGCATTGAGAAAGGAGACATCTCATGACATCCGTTCACATTGAACATATTTTTGACGTGCAAAAGCTGCAGGAAATCGTGGATCTCCAAAAACGCGTTTGGGATGCCGCTTCCGTCACCTCGATGCACCAGATGGTGGCGGCCATCCACCACGGCGGCGTGGTGCTGGCGGTGGTGGCCGACGGGCGCATCGTCGGGTTTTGCTACGGATTCCCCGGATTCGACGGAGAGCGGGTGTACCTGGTGTCCCACATGGCCGCCTTTGATGCCGGGTGGCAAAACAAGGGATGGGGAAAACGGCTGAAAGAAGCCCAACGCCGGTGGGCCTTGGAGCACGGCTACGACCGGATGGTCTGGACCTTTGACCCGCTGAAGGCGCGCAATGCGTATTTCAATCTGTGCAAATTGGGTGGAACGTCCCAGAAATACATCACCGATTTTTACGGGGATCTGGCGGGGTTGCCGGAAGATCGCCTGCTGGTGGAATGGGAGTTGGACAGCCCGCGGGTGAAACAGGCCCTGGAAGGCACGGTGCCGGGAGCGGAAACGTGGCCAACATACGCAAAACTTCTGGACTGGACGATGACGCCGGAAGGACCGGAACCAGGCGGCACGGAAACCGCCTCCGGTGAACCGCCGGGATGGTTGCTTCCCGTCCCGCGGGAGCCTTTGCCTCCCCTTCAAGCGAAATCTTGGAGATTTGCCCTGAGAAGGGCGTTTCAGACAGCGATGGCGAATGGATACCGGGTGACCGGTCTTTGGCGAACGGAAGAGCCGGTGCATTATTACGTGTTGGAGAAAGAGGGGAACACGGATTGAACGCGGCGTTGATCCGGAACTGGGTCAAAGAGAATGCACGGCGGATTCGCGGTGTGTGGGAGTTTCTGCATGAGCGTGCCGAAGTGAGTTGGAAAGAAACGGCCACGACCGCCTTTCTGGCCGGAGAACTGAAAAAACTGGGCTTGAAGGTGCAGACGTTTGAGGACATCACCGGCGTGATCGGAGTGTGGGAGGGTTCCCCGACCGGTCCCACGGTCGGTCTGCGCGCCGACATCGATGCCCTGTGGCAGCAGGTGGACGGAGAGTGGAAGGCCAACCATTCCTGCGGTCACGACGCACACATGACCATGGTCCTGTTTGCCGTGAGCTGTCTGAAAGAGTTGGGCTGGCGACCGCCGGGTCGGCTGAAGGTGCTGTTTCAACCGGCGGAGGAAACGGGTCAAGGAGCCCTGGCGTTCATCCGGAAAGGCGTGGTGGATGACGTCGACCTGCTGCTGGGTATCCATCTTCGGCCGGTGCAAGAGGTCCCGTTCGGCAAGGCTTCTCCGGCCATCTACCATGGAGCCACCACCCACCTCACCGGCACGGTGCGCGGGGTGCAAGCCCACGCCGCCCGCCCCCATCTCGGAGTGAATGCGGTGGATGCGCTGGCCGCCGTCATCCAGGCGGTGAACAGCGTGCGGATGAACCCGGTGGTGCCCTGGTCCGCCAAAGTGACCAAGGTGTCGGCCGGCGGAGCCAATCTGAACATCATTCCGGACGAAGCGGAATTCGGCCTCGACCTGCGCGCGCAAACCAACGAAGCGATGGACGACCTGATCGCCCGCGTGACCCGGGCGGTGACTTCCGCTTCCCGGATCAACGGAGCGGAAGCGGAGGTGCGCGAAGTGGCCCGCATGGCTGCCGCCGTCCCTCACGCCGGCATGGAGCGGGTGGTGACCGATGTCATCAAGGAGATATTGGGAGAAGATGCCCTCTTCCCCGTGCCCGTCTCCCCCGGCGGCGAAGACTTCCATTTTTACGCCGCACGCATGCCCCGCCTCGCCTCCACGATGATCGGGCTGGGAGCGGGTCTTTCGCCCGGCCTGCATCATCCGAACATGTCTTTTGATCTCAAAGCCTTGGAGCACGGCACCATGCTTTTGGCCATGTCCGCGGTGCGACTGTTTGAACGGGAAGCGGAGCTGGTGCGGTGAAGGAAGTGAAAGAAGGAAAACGGGTCCGGAGCGCCCCGTCCGGGGATGCACGCGGACCCGTCTATGCCGGGAATGGATGATGAAGGAAAGGTCAGGGTTGAGATCCGGTTTTGGAAGCGTCGGCTCCGTCGGACGGGCCGAAGTGTCGGTTGACGACTGTCATCACCCGCTCCATCAACGTCGCTTGCACGTCCCGATACGTGAGCGATTCCGGCATTCCGTCAAAACCGCGAACTTCCGCGATTTCCGACCCCGGCAGCCCGGAAAGCTCGTGGATCTCGGCAAAAAAGAGCATTCCGCACGTTTCTTCCCCGTCCGCCCGCATCCTGTACGGGCTGACCGGAATCAACTCATACCGGACCGCACCGGTTTCCTCATACAACTCCCGGCGTGCGGTCTGCAAAACGGATTCGCCCGTTTCCCTTCTTCCTCCCGGTGACTCCCACGAGCGGCGGTTCTTGTGTCTGCAAAACAACCATTGCCCCCGAAATCTGCACACGATGACCACAAAACGAATGTCGCTTTCGTGGATGACCGGGTCGAATGTGATGATTGGCTTGCTCCCCTCCCATTCCCGAAAAATGAACGCCCTATCACTTTTCCTCCAGACGGACCGTTTCTTCCTTCCCGTCCCACTTGACGGTCACGGTAATCTCGCTGTTTGTGACTTCTTGATAATCAAAAACATCCGTGATCACTTCCCCGAAGGGAAATGTTGCACTGTCACGTTGCCCGTCCGCCTGTGCAGAGCCGGTCAGCTTTTTGTCGGAGCGGCTGAGATCCAGCCGGTACTCCCCCTGTGAAAATGACGATCCGGCATACTCCAGAACCAATGTGCCGTTGGTCTGCTTGTCGATCTTTTCCCATACGGTGAAATGAGCTTTCCAGTGCTTGCTCTGCCCTTCGTACTCCACGGACTCATTGAACAGGTCGCAGCCGGCCAGGCCGATTGCCGCCAACCACACCATGAACAGGAAGCACCATCCGTTTCGTTTTCTCGTCATTTTTTTCACGCTCCCTCGACTTGTCAATCTGCAGCCTCCTTTTCCGCATTTCAGACGCCCATCCATATCAAAAGGTTTCGATTGTTCATCCGGAACGACTCCCCGATGAAGCTCTGACAACCGATGCTTTCACCGAAATACATAAGCTGGAAGGAAATAAGCATGTTTTGAGGAAATAAACAAATGCCACTGCTGAAAGAACATCTCATCCGTGGAAGATGGCCCGGCGTTTGCCGGCTTCCACGGTCGGCGAGAGAAGCCGCTCCGCCACGGTGCGGATGCGGCGAACAACCGGATGGACAGGGATGTTTGAAAGATCCGTTCAACCGCTTGTTCAGGAGGTTTCACCCGTGAAAACCAGACTGATGCATGTGCGAGCCAATGTTTCCGATCTTCAGCGTGCGATCCGTTGGTATGAGGAAGTGCTCGGGTTCAAGGTGACGGATGTGTGGCCGCCGGAGAAGCCCAATTACGCACATTTTTCAAGCGAAGAGGGAGCGATTTTTGCCATCATGGAGGATGAAAACGTTCCTTCACACGGACGGTTCAACTTTTCCGTGTCCGATGTGGACGCTTTGTGGGAGCGGCTGAAGGACCGGGCGGAAGTGGTGGAGGAGCTGTTCGACACGCCGTACGGCTCAAGGAAATTCACCATCCGGGATTTGGACGGAAACGAACTGGGATTTGTCAAAGGATGAATCTAAACGGGAAGGCAAACGATTTGCGAATCCGCAAACCGTTTGCCTTTTCCGTTGATCGGGCCGTCCGGGTCAATTGGTTTCCACCTCCCGGTCCGTCCTTCCTCCGAGCAAAAACTTAAGCTCGTGAGCGACGGCCCGGGTGACGGCCGCTTCGTCTTCCTGAAGGAAAAAATGACCGCCGGGGAAGAGTTTCAGCTTGAACGGACCTTCGGTGACGCTTCGCCAGCCGTCCACTTCCTGCGGGGTGACTTCCGCATCCCGGATGCCGGCAAAACCAATGACCGGACAGGTGAGAGGCCGGCCGAAGACATACTGATAGGTTTCCGCCACTTCCAGATCGGCGCGGATGACGGGAGCGAAGAATTCGGCCCATTCGGGATGGTCCATCAGTTCGCCGGGGGTCCCGCCCATTTCACGGATGCGCTCGGCGAAGCGACGGTCGGACATCAGGTGGATCGGGTCCTTGCGACGCGGAAGATGCGGAGCGCGAAAGGCGGAAACCAACAAAGCCATGGGCTGTTCGCCCAAATTCCTCCGGAACCAGCGGGCCAGTTCAAAGGCCAGCATGGCGCCCATGCTGTGGCCGAACAGCACAAACGGGGAACGGAGCGGCGTTTTCAGGATTTCTCCCGCCAAATCTTCGATCAGGACGGGCAGCTGACGGTACGGTTTTTCGCGGAAACGGACGCCACGCCCGGGCAGTTCCACGGGATGAACCCGGAACCGTTCGGGGAGGTGCTCTTTCCAGGATCGGTAGATGCGCGCCGAGCCCCCGGCATACGGAAAGCAGAACAGCTGGACGGTTTCGCCGTGTGTCACGGACGGATCCCCCTTTCCACGCTGGTTCAACGGGCCTCCGGATGGGTGATCAGGGTGGAGGCGATGGTGCGCAGAAGCATGTTGGACGTGCCTTCGTAAATCTTGCCGATCTTGGCGTCACGATACAGCTTCTCGATCCCGTGACCTTTGCAGTATCCGTTTCCGCCGAAGATCTCCAGCGACCGGGAGGCGGCGTTTTCCGCGGCTTCGGAAGCGAGAAGCTTGGCCATGGCGCAGACACGGAACCATTCCTTTCCCTCCGGTTGCCCCCGGTCCATCATGCGGGCGGCGTTGTACACCGTGAGCCGGGCCGCTTCCACTTCGGCAAACGTGCGCGCCAGCGGAAATTGCA from Staphylospora marina includes:
- a CDS encoding DUF4064 domain-containing protein, which produces MKRTTEFVLGLLGGIFGFGAAIFAIFFGAVDEAVQGSSQISGLGWSALLASVVAIVGSIVVKFKAKVGGALMLISAIWGVVSVSLFYVLPGLLLLIAGLMGLFRKDKQAQADA
- the menC gene encoding o-succinylbenzoate synthase; its protein translation is MRIERVELRRIRTPMRFRFETSFGEETQKETILVSVHADGLAGYGESTAMSRPVYNEETTSTVWYVLERFLIPLLFSREISHPDEVSELFAPIRRHFMAKAALEGAVWDLWAKRQGIPLARALGGEKTAIDVGVSIGIEPTVEQVLRHVDRFLSEGYKKIKVKIKPGFDVKVIESIRKEFGDGVPLMADANSAYTLEHIDVMKELDQYGLIMIEQPLAHDDIIDHAKLQRELTTPICLDESIHTVEDARKALELESCRIINIKVGRVGGLTPARKIHDLCLERGIPVWCGGMLEMGVGRAHNIAVTSLPGFTIPGDTSASSRYFERDITIPAIELSAPGTLAIPDGPGIGYDLDEERVRRITVDHAVFRRPH
- a CDS encoding GNAT family N-acetyltransferase, coding for MTSVHIEHIFDVQKLQEIVDLQKRVWDAASVTSMHQMVAAIHHGGVVLAVVADGRIVGFCYGFPGFDGERVYLVSHMAAFDAGWQNKGWGKRLKEAQRRWALEHGYDRMVWTFDPLKARNAYFNLCKLGGTSQKYITDFYGDLAGLPEDRLLVEWELDSPRVKQALEGTVPGAETWPTYAKLLDWTMTPEGPEPGGTETASGEPPGWLLPVPREPLPPLQAKSWRFALRRAFQTAMANGYRVTGLWRTEEPVHYYVLEKEGNTD
- a CDS encoding M20 peptidase aminoacylase family protein, which translates into the protein MNAALIRNWVKENARRIRGVWEFLHERAEVSWKETATTAFLAGELKKLGLKVQTFEDITGVIGVWEGSPTGPTVGLRADIDALWQQVDGEWKANHSCGHDAHMTMVLFAVSCLKELGWRPPGRLKVLFQPAEETGQGALAFIRKGVVDDVDLLLGIHLRPVQEVPFGKASPAIYHGATTHLTGTVRGVQAHAARPHLGVNAVDALAAVIQAVNSVRMNPVVPWSAKVTKVSAGGANLNIIPDEAEFGLDLRAQTNEAMDDLIARVTRAVTSASRINGAEAEVREVARMAAAVPHAGMERVVTDVIKEILGEDALFPVPVSPGGEDFHFYAARMPRLASTMIGLGAGLSPGLHHPNMSFDLKALEHGTMLLAMSAVRLFEREAELVR
- a CDS encoding NUDIX hydrolase; this translates as MFCRHKNRRSWESPGGRRETGESVLQTARRELYEETGAVRYELIPVSPYRMRADGEETCGMLFFAEIHELSGLPGSEIAEVRGFDGMPESLTYRDVQATLMERVMTVVNRHFGPSDGADASKTGSQP
- a CDS encoding VOC family protein, whose translation is MKTRLMHVRANVSDLQRAIRWYEEVLGFKVTDVWPPEKPNYAHFSSEEGAIFAIMEDENVPSHGRFNFSVSDVDALWERLKDRAEVVEELFDTPYGSRKFTIRDLDGNELGFVKG
- a CDS encoding thioesterase II family protein gives rise to the protein MTHGETVQLFCFPYAGGSARIYRSWKEHLPERFRVHPVELPGRGVRFREKPYRQLPVLIEDLAGEILKTPLRSPFVLFGHSMGAMLAFELARWFRRNLGEQPMALLVSAFRAPHLPRRKDPIHLMSDRRFAERIREMGGTPGELMDHPEWAEFFAPVIRADLEVAETYQYVFGRPLTCPVIGFAGIRDAEVTPQEVDGWRSVTEGPFKLKLFPGGHFFLQEDEAAVTRAVAHELKFLLGGRTDREVETN